One Pseudonocardia sediminis DNA window includes the following coding sequences:
- a CDS encoding alpha/beta hydrolase yields MTGHVEGRLSGVEDTELFWQGWLPDGDPSGVLLISHGIGEHSGRYGNVVDELAGDGWAVYGLDHRGHGRSGGTRVHTRRYSDLIDDFETFRRVVAARHPGLPVYLLGHSMGGQIALAYAVEHERELAGLVLSAPALASDIVPSALIPALQVLARVLPTIRPVGIDQTKISRDPNVVRDYQDDPLVHHGNPSLALGAAVYAQMEVLPGRAGGLRLPVLVQHGTDDALTDPAGTKRIEAACGSPDMTVRWYDGLWHEIYNEPDRARPLGDLRTWLHEHRAAAAA; encoded by the coding sequence GTGACCGGTCACGTGGAGGGGCGCCTGAGCGGCGTCGAGGACACCGAGCTGTTCTGGCAGGGATGGCTCCCGGACGGCGACCCGTCCGGGGTGCTGCTGATCAGCCACGGCATCGGTGAGCACTCGGGGCGCTACGGCAACGTCGTCGACGAGCTGGCCGGTGACGGCTGGGCGGTCTACGGACTCGACCACCGCGGGCACGGCCGCTCCGGCGGCACCCGGGTACACACCCGGCGCTACTCCGACCTGATCGACGACTTCGAGACGTTCCGCCGGGTCGTCGCCGCCCGGCATCCCGGCCTGCCGGTGTACCTGCTCGGGCACAGCATGGGCGGGCAGATCGCGCTCGCCTACGCCGTCGAGCACGAGCGCGAGCTCGCCGGCCTGGTGCTGTCCGCGCCCGCGCTGGCCAGCGACATCGTGCCGTCCGCGTTGATCCCGGCGCTGCAGGTGCTCGCCCGCGTGCTGCCGACGATCCGCCCGGTCGGCATCGACCAGACGAAGATCAGCCGGGACCCGAACGTCGTGCGCGACTACCAGGACGACCCCCTGGTGCACCACGGCAACCCGTCGCTCGCGCTCGGCGCCGCCGTCTACGCACAGATGGAGGTCCTGCCCGGCCGCGCCGGCGGGCTGCGCCTGCCGGTGCTCGTGCAGCACGGCACCGACGACGCGCTCACCGACCCGGCCGGCACGAAGCGGATCGAGGCCGCATGCGGCTCGCCGGACATGACGGTGCGCTGGTACGACGGGCTCTGGCACGAGATCTACAACGAACCGGACCGCGCCCGTCCGCTCGGTGACCTGCGGACCTGGCTGCACGAGCACCGCGCCGCCGCGGCCGCGTAG
- a CDS encoding acetoacetate decarboxylase family protein, protein MATRLDDGSWEIQGHRVTFPVRIRDAGVGLSTHLVPTRRVRGVLAGAAARLTPFSLLGRTPVFVMFVDYRDNDLGTYDEVGVAVPVRHRGPAGSRWGVHVLQLPVTETFTMEAGRALWGLPKWLARAELDVSGGRVECRLDDDAGRRVLDASLRTLGLPALPLTVPASLTALAPRDDVVLAAPVRMRARGTRVGAGGRVVPGTGHPMAQQLRAMGFPRRSLFTTVVDHVAFDMDPAEELPAR, encoded by the coding sequence ATGGCGACGCGACTCGACGACGGCAGCTGGGAGATCCAGGGGCACCGCGTGACGTTCCCGGTGCGGATCCGCGACGCCGGGGTCGGCCTGTCCACGCACCTGGTCCCGACCCGGCGGGTCCGCGGCGTCCTGGCCGGGGCCGCGGCGCGCCTGACGCCGTTCTCGCTGCTCGGGCGCACTCCGGTGTTCGTGATGTTCGTCGACTACCGGGACAACGACCTCGGCACCTACGACGAGGTCGGCGTCGCCGTCCCGGTCCGCCACCGCGGTCCGGCCGGGTCCCGGTGGGGCGTGCACGTCCTGCAGCTGCCGGTCACCGAGACGTTCACGATGGAGGCCGGTCGCGCGCTGTGGGGCCTGCCGAAGTGGCTCGCCCGCGCCGAGCTCGACGTCTCCGGGGGCCGCGTCGAGTGCCGTCTCGACGACGACGCCGGACGCCGGGTGCTCGACGCGTCCCTGCGCACCCTGGGACTGCCGGCGCTGCCGCTGACCGTCCCGGCGTCGCTGACCGCGCTCGCCCCGCGCGACGACGTGGTGCTCGCCGCCCCGGTCCGGATGCGGGCCCGCGGCACCCGCGTCGGGGCCGGTGGGCGGGTGGTCCCCGGCACCGGGCACCCGATGGCGCAGCAGCTGCGCGCGATGGGCTTCCCGCGGCGTTCGCTGTTCACGACCGTCGTCGACCACGTCGCGTTCGACATGGACCCCGCCGAGGAGCTGCCCGCCCGGTGA
- a CDS encoding diacylglycerol/lipid kinase family protein, giving the protein MAETLDSVLIVFNPGSTGDADALARRLRGELAGIRPELPVELRPTEYAGHARDIAREAASAPGRPLIVSASGDGGYNEVVNGIMDVPGTEAAAAVLPAGNANDHDRVTSRRPLRDAILDGRTEPMDLLAMTLGDAPVRYAHSYIGFGLTPVVALEIEEGGKGTIREVVSTIRSFWAFSPFRLQFTDGNVRRVDNLLLANIPEMAKVAELSEGRPDDGRFEVILMEHRPKWRVLFTAIKAAVRGLGPQPTSEDFRFTALDPMPVQIDGEVTEMEADTAVQVRIAAGALAVVR; this is encoded by the coding sequence GTGGCCGAAACGCTGGACTCCGTGCTCATCGTGTTCAACCCGGGGAGCACCGGTGACGCCGACGCGCTCGCGCGCCGGTTGCGAGGGGAGCTGGCGGGCATCCGTCCCGAGCTCCCGGTGGAGCTGAGGCCGACCGAGTACGCCGGCCACGCCCGCGACATCGCCCGTGAGGCGGCGTCGGCCCCGGGGCGTCCGCTCATCGTCTCGGCGAGTGGCGACGGCGGCTACAACGAGGTCGTCAACGGGATCATGGACGTCCCCGGCACCGAGGCCGCCGCGGCCGTACTGCCCGCGGGCAACGCCAACGACCACGACCGCGTCACCTCCCGGCGTCCGCTCCGCGACGCGATCCTGGACGGGCGCACCGAGCCGATGGACCTGCTGGCCATGACCCTCGGCGACGCCCCCGTCCGCTACGCGCACTCCTACATCGGGTTCGGCCTGACGCCCGTCGTCGCGCTGGAGATCGAGGAGGGCGGCAAGGGGACGATCCGCGAGGTCGTGTCCACGATCCGTTCGTTCTGGGCGTTCAGCCCGTTCCGGCTGCAGTTCACCGACGGCAACGTCCGCCGCGTCGACAACCTGCTCCTGGCCAACATCCCGGAGATGGCGAAGGTGGCCGAGCTGTCCGAGGGGCGCCCGGACGACGGCCGGTTCGAGGTCATCCTGATGGAGCACCGGCCGAAGTGGCGGGTGCTGTTCACCGCGATCAAGGCGGCCGTGCGCGGGCTCGGCCCCCAGCCGACGTCGGAGGACTTCCGCTTCACCGCGCTGGACCCGATGCCGGTGCAGATCGACGGCGAGGTCACCGAGATGGAGGCCGACACCGCGGTCCAGGTGCGGATCGCCGCCGGAGCGCTCGCCGTCGTCCGCTAG
- the malQ gene encoding 4-alpha-glucanotransferase codes for MTSDGGPGTRVDHELAEIADAHGVAVSYLDGAQREVHVDADVVADVLGLLDVDVTTPQARRDALAAAREKASATTLPPTIGMRTDAAHPVPGRGVLTAEDGTRRDVDGEIPSGLEPGWYELETGQGRSTVVVAPPSLPDPPRTWGWMLQLYALHSARSWGIGDLGDLGDFVRTTGREQGAGAVLLNPLHAITPVPPVQPSPYTPSSRRFATPLALRITDLPAYAGADPSTRAEVDALRPELSGDRIAHDRVWAAKRSALEALWRGAGRPGPDGHDPDLDAFATFCALSERHGGLWQQWPEALRHPGSDAVAAERAELAPRVAFHGWVQQQVATQLADVRTAAREAGMPVGVIHDLAVGCDPQGADAWALQDVLALDASVGAPPDAFNQRGQTWGLPPWRPDRLAATGYAAFRDMLRALLSHADGLRIDHVMGLWRLWWVPQGRSADRGTYVHYDADAMLAVLALEAHRAGAVVVGEDLGTVLPEVRESLARNHVLGSTVLWFSRDPDPETGGDDGPITPPARWPEGSVATISTHDLPTAPGFLRGEQVRIRAELGLLDDVDAERTKAAAERDELVALLVDEGHLTSAGAPEEDIVVAMHALLASSPCRLALASLYDVLGETRQPNLPGTVDEYPNWRIPLPETLEKALADPRVARVAAVMGEHRG; via the coding sequence ATGACCTCTGACGGCGGGCCGGGCACCCGGGTGGACCACGAGCTGGCCGAGATCGCGGACGCCCACGGCGTCGCCGTCTCCTACCTCGACGGCGCGCAGCGGGAGGTGCATGTCGACGCCGACGTGGTGGCCGACGTGCTCGGCCTCCTCGACGTCGACGTGACGACCCCGCAGGCCCGCCGCGACGCCCTCGCGGCGGCCCGGGAGAAGGCGTCGGCGACGACGCTGCCCCCGACGATCGGTATGCGTACCGACGCCGCCCACCCGGTCCCCGGGCGCGGCGTCCTGACCGCCGAGGACGGCACCCGCCGCGACGTCGACGGCGAGATCCCCTCCGGACTGGAGCCCGGCTGGTACGAACTGGAGACCGGGCAGGGCCGCAGCACCGTCGTCGTCGCACCGCCGTCGCTGCCGGACCCGCCGCGCACGTGGGGTTGGATGTTGCAGCTCTACGCCCTGCACTCGGCCCGTTCCTGGGGCATCGGCGACCTCGGCGACCTGGGCGACTTCGTCCGGACCACCGGGCGCGAGCAGGGCGCCGGTGCAGTGCTGCTCAACCCGCTGCATGCGATCACCCCGGTCCCGCCGGTGCAGCCCTCGCCGTACACGCCGTCGAGCCGCCGGTTCGCGACGCCGCTCGCGCTGCGGATCACCGACCTTCCCGCCTACGCCGGCGCCGACCCCTCCACCCGCGCCGAGGTGGACGCGCTGCGCCCGGAGCTCTCCGGCGACCGCATCGCCCACGACCGGGTGTGGGCGGCGAAGCGTTCCGCGCTGGAGGCGCTCTGGCGCGGCGCCGGGCGCCCGGGTCCCGACGGCCACGACCCCGACCTGGACGCGTTCGCCACGTTCTGCGCGCTGTCCGAGCGCCACGGCGGGCTGTGGCAGCAGTGGCCGGAGGCGTTGCGCCACCCGGGCTCCGACGCCGTCGCCGCGGAGCGGGCCGAGCTGGCGCCGCGGGTGGCGTTCCACGGCTGGGTGCAGCAGCAGGTCGCCACCCAGCTCGCCGACGTCCGGACCGCGGCCCGCGAGGCGGGCATGCCGGTCGGCGTCATCCACGACCTGGCCGTGGGCTGCGACCCGCAGGGCGCCGACGCCTGGGCGCTGCAGGACGTGCTCGCGCTCGACGCCTCGGTCGGCGCCCCGCCGGACGCGTTCAACCAGCGGGGACAGACGTGGGGCCTGCCGCCGTGGCGGCCGGACCGTCTCGCCGCGACCGGCTACGCCGCGTTCCGCGACATGCTGCGCGCGCTGCTCTCGCACGCCGACGGGCTCCGGATCGACCACGTGATGGGCCTGTGGCGTCTGTGGTGGGTGCCGCAGGGCCGGTCCGCCGACCGTGGCACCTACGTGCACTACGACGCGGACGCGATGCTCGCCGTGCTGGCGCTGGAGGCGCACCGGGCCGGCGCCGTCGTCGTCGGGGAGGACCTGGGCACGGTGCTGCCGGAGGTCCGGGAGTCGTTGGCGCGCAATCACGTGCTCGGTTCGACGGTGCTCTGGTTCTCCCGCGACCCCGACCCGGAGACCGGCGGCGACGACGGCCCGATCACCCCGCCGGCGCGCTGGCCGGAGGGCTCGGTCGCCACGATCTCCACCCACGACCTGCCCACCGCGCCCGGCTTCCTGCGCGGCGAGCAGGTGCGCATCCGCGCGGAGCTGGGGCTGCTCGACGACGTCGACGCCGAGCGCACGAAGGCCGCCGCGGAACGCGACGAGCTCGTCGCGCTGCTGGTCGACGAGGGCCACCTGACCTCGGCGGGCGCGCCGGAGGAGGACATCGTGGTCGCGATGCACGCACTGCTCGCGTCCTCGCCTTGCCGTCTGGCCCTGGCCTCGCTCTACGACGTGCTCGGCGAGACCCGTCAGCCGAACCTGCCCGGCACCGTCGACGAGTACCCGAACTGGCGGATCCCGCTGCCGGAGACGCTGGAGAAGGCGCTGGCCGACCCGCGGGTGGCCCGGGTCGCGGCCGTCATGGGCGAGCACCGGGGGTGA
- a CDS encoding SDR family NAD(P)-dependent oxidoreductase, with protein sequence MDLQLGGKRAIVTGASRGIGLAVATTLAAEGADVALVARDAAALDEAAAQVDAAGPGRVVAVPADTADDASVRAMVDTVAERLGGVDVLVNAAARPAGAGPLPSLTDLTDDDVRVELETKLLGYLRCARAAAPLMTAQGWGRIVNISGLNARKSTSLVGSVRNVAVASMTAALAQELGPRGVNVTVVHPGLTVTERIPGMIADRARERGVDETTVSAELDATTTIGRMITAQEVADVVAFLASPRSIAINGDTVAAGGGTPGVVHY encoded by the coding sequence ATGGATCTTCAACTGGGTGGGAAACGCGCGATCGTCACCGGCGCGAGCCGTGGGATCGGGCTCGCCGTCGCGACGACGCTGGCGGCGGAGGGCGCCGACGTCGCTCTGGTGGCGCGCGACGCCGCCGCCCTGGACGAGGCCGCGGCGCAGGTCGACGCGGCCGGCCCGGGCCGGGTGGTCGCGGTGCCCGCCGACACCGCCGACGACGCCTCGGTGCGCGCGATGGTGGACACCGTCGCCGAACGTCTCGGCGGGGTGGACGTGCTGGTCAACGCGGCCGCGCGTCCGGCAGGCGCCGGTCCGCTCCCGAGCCTGACCGACCTCACCGACGACGACGTCCGCGTCGAGCTCGAGACGAAGCTGCTCGGCTACCTGCGGTGCGCGCGTGCCGCAGCACCGCTGATGACGGCGCAGGGCTGGGGCCGGATCGTCAACATCAGCGGACTCAACGCACGGAAGTCGACGTCGCTGGTCGGCTCGGTCCGCAACGTGGCGGTGGCCTCGATGACCGCGGCGCTGGCCCAGGAGCTCGGCCCGCGCGGGGTGAACGTGACGGTCGTGCATCCGGGTCTCACGGTGACCGAACGCATCCCGGGGATGATCGCCGACCGGGCGCGCGAGCGTGGCGTCGACGAGACGACGGTGAGCGCCGAGCTGGACGCCACCACGACGATCGGCCGGATGATCACCGCGCAGGAGGTCGCCGACGTGGTCGCGTTCCTGGCCTCCCCGCGCAGCATCGCCATCAACGGGGACACCGTCGCCGCGGGTGGTGGCACACCGGGCGTCGTCCACTACTGA
- a CDS encoding quinone-dependent dihydroorotate dehydrogenase, with the protein MYDALFRLVLRRIPAETAHHLGFAVIRGLGAMPAVGARRGGTLGAHDPVLRTHALGIDFATPLGLAAGFDKDAHGVAALGRIGFGAVEIGTVTGRAQPGNPQPRLFRLTEDRALINRMGFNNEGAPAVAPRLAGLRGRPVSGTPVLGVNIGKSKVVPAEDAVADYRTSARLLGPYADYVVVNVSSPNTPGLRDLQQVGVLEPLLTAVRDELDALPGQARVPLLVKITVDLADDDIDAVADLAARIGLDGVVATNTTVSRDGLSTPAEQVEAMGAGGVSGRPLAERALQVLCRLRSRLSPEQVVVSVGGIEDAHEAYRRIRAGAALVQSYTGFVYGGLLWPSRLNRELAALVRADGHRSVNEAVGVGV; encoded by the coding sequence ATGTACGACGCCCTGTTCCGCCTGGTCCTGCGACGGATCCCGGCCGAGACCGCGCACCACCTCGGCTTCGCCGTCATCCGCGGCCTGGGGGCGATGCCGGCCGTCGGAGCGCGCCGGGGCGGCACCCTCGGGGCGCACGACCCCGTACTGCGCACGCACGCCCTGGGCATCGACTTCGCGACGCCACTGGGTCTCGCGGCCGGATTCGACAAGGACGCACACGGTGTCGCCGCACTGGGGCGGATCGGCTTCGGTGCGGTCGAGATCGGGACCGTCACGGGACGCGCGCAGCCGGGCAACCCGCAGCCCCGTCTGTTCCGGCTGACCGAGGACCGTGCGCTGATCAACCGGATGGGGTTCAACAACGAGGGAGCCCCCGCGGTCGCGCCGCGGCTGGCCGGCCTGCGGGGTCGTCCGGTCTCCGGGACGCCGGTGCTCGGCGTGAACATCGGCAAGAGCAAGGTCGTGCCCGCCGAGGACGCCGTCGCCGACTACCGCACGAGCGCCCGCCTGCTCGGCCCGTACGCCGACTACGTGGTCGTCAACGTCAGCTCCCCGAACACCCCGGGCCTGCGCGACCTGCAGCAGGTGGGCGTGCTCGAGCCCCTGCTGACGGCCGTACGCGACGAGCTCGACGCCCTCCCCGGGCAGGCCCGGGTCCCGCTCCTGGTCAAGATCACGGTAGACCTCGCCGACGACGACATCGACGCGGTCGCCGACCTCGCGGCCCGGATCGGCCTGGACGGCGTGGTCGCGACGAACACGACGGTCTCCCGGGACGGCCTCTCCACCCCCGCCGAGCAGGTCGAGGCCATGGGGGCCGGCGGAGTGTCCGGACGGCCGCTGGCGGAACGGGCGCTGCAGGTGCTGTGCCGTCTGCGTTCCCGCCTCTCCCCGGAGCAGGTCGTCGTCTCCGTCGGGGGCATCGAGGACGCCCACGAGGCCTACCGCCGGATCCGCGCCGGCGCCGCGCTGGTCCAGAGCTACACCGGGTTCGTCTACGGCGGGCTGCTCTGGCCCTCGCGCCTGAACCGGGAGCTGGCCGCTCTCGTCCGCGCGGACGGCCACCGTTCTGTGAACGAGGCCGTCGGCGTCGGCGTCTGA
- a CDS encoding carboxypeptidase regulatory-like domain-containing protein — translation MTTLALLGLLVVLLVAIGIAAFLLRGRKRDDESDVSADEPPRTVRDLVNRRRGLAEGTIEDGGVAEDTDAGTIPRGAGSTATDTAVGVPAGTAPAGDVSPDDAPAAPDTVTGAAASSDARTADAADDVPDRDAPSGVVGDPSPSADVTSDPTTPTPGSHVAVADTDATPASAGDAATPIARDLSDVDAGPVGPPWSRGFVDGRPIEPPPSASPRRPRPTPHARSESAATADTSGPAAGEEPSATAGDESADPSSPAPAETTAGTTPVVATAGTAASGIVESGHTTPVAADEPDDADTPVTTATSATTTSATTASATAADVFSGESAAPRPAAPPRQESRSPVDPDLVKRVTAVPTDRSPLSRTTTPDTEREFREARDRITGPGAAGRVPEQGGPVGATVSQRPSPVPVPDRDRADGADPADPDSTTTGGTSGGPVVTGAGIVAGTLGLGAAAAGIAASRGRESSTDDTTPTSGASAGDTSTPVGSTSATPTAGTSTTTGSDVTGPDITGPIVTAPGASGVDVPTAEASGPGASTTATSAAGSSDEDRTAPSPTARTTVPGGPPLGPTGEPAPRPTPRLMRSATPVIGADDDVDPDLDDDPDIDPATSPALSPVLPTVESTTDTPSSTGPVATTPGTDGTISAMTATDTATGTASPTGTTSPAGTASPAGTTSPTDTGEVATSATGPADPVEVEESPVAFRRPRPETAPVTPVPGMIGQDVEVLVTGRDAAPVGGVAVAALDGTGQEITTATTGPDGAATLRVPGAGRYVLVSSAEGYQSGVATCAVADETARVSLTVTRSAAVHGVVRAASGSPMAGVVVTLDQDGETVGRADTGADGAFRIADLGAGYYLLAAGTGAGGASQSLRVAAEADVEQDLQIAR, via the coding sequence ATGACGACGTTGGCCCTGCTGGGGCTGTTGGTGGTGTTGCTGGTGGCCATCGGGATCGCCGCTTTCCTGTTGCGGGGACGCAAGCGCGACGACGAGAGCGACGTGTCCGCGGACGAGCCGCCGCGCACCGTCCGCGATCTGGTGAACCGCCGCCGCGGTCTCGCCGAGGGCACCATCGAGGACGGTGGCGTCGCCGAGGACACCGACGCCGGGACGATCCCTCGTGGGGCCGGCTCCACCGCGACCGACACGGCGGTCGGCGTGCCGGCCGGCACCGCCCCGGCCGGGGACGTCTCGCCCGACGACGCTCCGGCGGCTCCCGACACCGTGACCGGTGCCGCTGCCTCCTCCGACGCCCGGACCGCCGATGCGGCGGACGACGTCCCGGACCGCGACGCCCCCTCCGGCGTGGTGGGGGACCCGTCGCCGAGCGCCGACGTGACATCGGATCCCACCACCCCGACGCCCGGCTCACACGTCGCCGTCGCCGACACCGACGCGACTCCCGCGTCCGCCGGGGACGCGGCGACGCCGATCGCGCGTGATCTCTCCGATGTGGACGCCGGACCGGTCGGTCCGCCCTGGTCGCGCGGCTTCGTCGACGGTCGCCCGATCGAGCCGCCCCCGTCGGCGTCGCCGCGTCGTCCCCGGCCCACGCCGCACGCCCGCTCGGAGTCCGCGGCGACCGCCGACACGTCGGGCCCCGCGGCCGGCGAGGAGCCGTCCGCGACGGCCGGCGACGAGTCCGCGGACCCGTCCTCGCCGGCTCCGGCGGAGACGACGGCCGGGACGACGCCCGTCGTGGCGACGGCCGGAACCGCTGCCTCCGGCATCGTGGAGTCCGGCCACACCACTCCGGTCGCGGCGGACGAGCCCGACGACGCCGACACCCCGGTCACGACCGCTACGTCCGCGACCACTACGTCTGCGACCACTGCGTCCGCGACGGCTGCGGACGTCTTTTCCGGGGAGTCCGCCGCGCCCCGGCCCGCGGCGCCGCCGCGGCAGGAGTCCCGCTCGCCGGTCGATCCCGACCTGGTCAAGCGCGTGACCGCCGTCCCGACCGACCGGTCCCCGCTGTCCCGCACGACGACGCCGGACACCGAACGCGAGTTCCGCGAGGCGCGGGACCGGATCACCGGGCCGGGCGCGGCCGGGCGGGTCCCCGAGCAGGGCGGACCGGTCGGCGCGACGGTCTCGCAGCGGCCCTCGCCGGTGCCGGTGCCCGACCGGGACCGCGCGGACGGGGCCGATCCGGCCGACCCCGACTCCACGACCACCGGCGGCACGAGCGGCGGACCGGTCGTGACCGGCGCCGGGATCGTCGCGGGCACGCTGGGACTCGGCGCCGCCGCGGCCGGGATCGCCGCCTCCCGTGGCCGGGAGTCGTCCACCGACGACACGACGCCGACGTCCGGCGCCTCGGCAGGGGACACCTCGACGCCCGTCGGCTCCACGTCGGCGACCCCGACAGCCGGGACCTCGACGACGACCGGTTCGGACGTCACCGGACCCGACATCACCGGACCGATCGTCACGGCCCCGGGAGCGTCCGGAGTGGACGTCCCCACGGCCGAGGCGTCCGGACCGGGGGCTTCCACGACCGCGACGTCCGCCGCGGGGTCGTCCGACGAGGACCGCACGGCCCCGTCGCCGACCGCGCGCACCACCGTCCCCGGTGGACCGCCGCTCGGTCCCACCGGCGAGCCGGCCCCGCGACCCACCCCGCGCCTGATGCGCTCGGCGACGCCGGTGATCGGCGCGGACGACGACGTCGACCCCGACCTGGACGACGACCCGGACATCGACCCGGCGACGTCGCCGGCCCTGTCCCCGGTCCTGCCCACCGTCGAGTCCACGACGGACACGCCGTCGTCGACCGGCCCGGTCGCGACCACCCCCGGGACGGACGGGACGATCTCCGCCATGACGGCCACGGACACCGCGACGGGCACGGCGTCGCCCACGGGCACGACATCACCGGCGGGCACGGCATCACCGGCGGGCACGACATCGCCGACGGACACGGGCGAGGTCGCGACGTCCGCCACCGGCCCGGCCGACCCCGTCGAGGTCGAGGAGTCGCCGGTCGCGTTCCGGCGTCCCCGCCCGGAGACCGCGCCGGTCACGCCGGTGCCCGGAATGATCGGGCAGGACGTCGAGGTCCTGGTCACCGGACGGGACGCGGCGCCGGTCGGCGGGGTCGCGGTCGCCGCGCTCGACGGCACGGGTCAGGAGATCACCACCGCCACGACCGGCCCGGACGGCGCCGCGACGCTGCGTGTCCCGGGCGCGGGCCGCTACGTCCTGGTCTCCTCGGCCGAGGGCTACCAGTCCGGGGTCGCGACCTGCGCGGTCGCCGACGAGACGGCGCGGGTGTCGCTGACCGTGACCCGATCGGCCGCGGTGCACGGCGTCGTCCGCGCGGCGTCGGGGAGCCCGATGGCCGGGGTCGTGGTCACGCTGGACCAGGACGGCGAGACCGTCGGGCGGGCCGACACCGGCGCCGACGGCGCGTTCCGGATCGCCGACCTCGGCGCCGGCTACTACCTGCTGGCCGCCGGGACCGGTGCCGGCGGGGCGTCGCAGTCGCTGCGCGTGGCCGCCGAGGCCGACGTCGAGCAGGACCTGCAGATCGCCCGCTGA
- a CDS encoding 2-keto-4-pentenoate hydratase, giving the protein MSAPHDPDLTAVDLVRADGTAGALWQAWTTGERLAALPELLRPRTLAEGFAAQQRLTERAGPSYGWKLAATAAAGQAHIGVDAPLPGLLFERFRHAPGDVVPSHDLHMAVAEAEFAFRMRDTVEPGASTEELLDAVDALHVAVELPDSRFAAFETAGAPQLLADAACASRFVLGPEIGSWRDLDLPATPTALWINGEEVATGSGAAVLGDPRTALAWLADALPTYGLRLEAGSVVTTGTTTVPAAIAAGDAVRATFGVDGALGEVAFTLATG; this is encoded by the coding sequence ATGTCCGCACCGCACGACCCCGATCTCACCGCGGTCGACCTGGTCCGCGCCGACGGCACGGCCGGCGCCCTGTGGCAGGCCTGGACCACCGGCGAACGCCTCGCCGCGCTGCCCGAGCTGCTGCGGCCGCGCACGCTGGCCGAGGGCTTCGCCGCCCAGCAGCGCCTCACCGAGCGCGCCGGGCCGTCCTACGGCTGGAAGCTGGCCGCCACCGCGGCGGCCGGTCAGGCACACATCGGGGTCGACGCCCCGCTGCCCGGCCTGCTGTTCGAGCGGTTCCGGCACGCTCCCGGCGACGTCGTCCCCTCCCACGACCTGCACATGGCCGTGGCCGAGGCGGAGTTCGCGTTCCGGATGCGCGACACCGTCGAGCCGGGTGCGTCGACCGAGGAGCTGCTCGACGCCGTCGACGCGCTGCACGTCGCGGTGGAGCTGCCGGACTCCCGCTTCGCCGCGTTCGAGACGGCCGGTGCGCCGCAGCTGCTGGCCGATGCCGCGTGCGCGAGCCGGTTCGTCCTCGGCCCGGAGATCGGGAGCTGGCGCGACCTGGATCTGCCCGCGACGCCCACGGCTCTGTGGATCAACGGCGAGGAGGTCGCGACGGGAAGCGGGGCCGCCGTCCTCGGTGACCCACGTACGGCCCTGGCCTGGCTCGCCGACGCCCTGCCCACCTACGGGCTGCGCCTGGAGGCGGGCAGCGTCGTGACGACCGGGACCACCACGGTCCCGGCGGCGATCGCGGCCGGAGACGCGGTCCGCGCGACGTTCGGCGTCGACGGCGCCCTCGGCGAGGTCGCGTTCACCCTCGCCACCGGCTGA
- a CDS encoding RNA-binding S4 domain-containing protein: MDSTRVDRWLWSVRLAKTRSDAATSCRGGHVRVNDHPAKPATLVREGDRVRARVYEKTRTVEVTKVIEKRVGAPIAQECYIDHTPPEPSGPAPVYAQRDRGAGRPTKRDRRVLDQLGLSRRSS; encoded by the coding sequence ATGGACTCGACCCGCGTGGACCGCTGGTTGTGGTCGGTGCGTCTGGCCAAGACCCGCTCCGACGCCGCGACGTCGTGTCGCGGCGGGCACGTGCGCGTCAACGACCACCCGGCCAAGCCGGCGACGCTCGTCCGCGAGGGCGACCGGGTCCGGGCCCGGGTGTACGAGAAGACCCGGACCGTCGAGGTCACGAAGGTGATCGAGAAGCGGGTCGGCGCGCCGATCGCGCAGGAGTGCTACATCGACCACACGCCGCCGGAGCCGAGCGGCCCGGCCCCGGTGTACGCCCAGCGCGACCGCGGCGCCGGACGCCCGACCAAACGTGACCGACGCGTCCTCGACCAGCTGGGGCTCTCCCGCCGCAGCAGCTGA